One window from the genome of Flavobacterium agricola encodes:
- a CDS encoding ferritin gives MLGKSVETALNNQIRVEGDSSQIYLAMASWAEVKGFEGIATFMYKQADEERLHMLKLIKYVNQRGGEAVIPAVSKPELDHSSFKTLFTQLFEHEVYVSKCINELVHISLQEKDYATHNFLQWYVSEQIEEEATARTILDKINLIGDDKGGLYLFDNDMKTFSGQTNAANSAQA, from the coding sequence ATGTTAGGAAAATCAGTCGAAACCGCTTTAAATAATCAAATCCGTGTAGAAGGAGATTCTTCTCAAATATATTTAGCCATGGCATCATGGGCCGAAGTTAAAGGGTTTGAAGGGATTGCAACTTTTATGTACAAACAAGCAGATGAAGAACGTTTGCATATGTTAAAACTTATAAAATACGTAAACCAACGTGGTGGCGAAGCTGTAATACCAGCTGTTTCTAAGCCAGAATTAGATCATTCGTCATTCAAAACGCTTTTTACACAATTGTTTGAGCACGAGGTTTATGTATCTAAATGCATTAACGAATTGGTACATATTTCATTACAAGAAAAAGATTATGCAACTCATAACTTTTTACAATGGTATGTTTCTGAACAAATTGAAGAAGAAGCTACTGCACGTACAATTTTAGATAAAATTAATTTAATTGGTGATGATAAAGGTGGGCTTTATTTGTTTGATAATGATATGAAAACTTTTTCAGGACAAACAAATGCTGCAAATTCAGCGCAAGCCTAA
- the dapA gene encoding 4-hydroxy-tetrahydrodipicolinate synthase has protein sequence MQKFVGTGVALVTPFKKDFSVDTEALVRIVNHVIDGGVEYLVVLGTTAESATLTAEEKELVIKTVLQANNKRLPVVLGVGGNNTAEVVNELKTRNFEGIDAILSVSPYYNKPTQEGIYQHFKAIGENSPVPVIIYNVPGRTGSNVLPATVIRLANDVKNIIAIKEAAGDLVQAMKIIQHKPEGFLVISGDDMITLPMVLAGGAGVISVIGEGYPKQFSEMVRLGLLHKVADAYALHYQIADSIDMIFEQGNPAGIKEIFKALNLCENTVRLPLVNVNDDLAKRLANFTKNIIS, from the coding sequence ATGCAAAAGTTTGTAGGAACCGGTGTTGCATTAGTAACGCCTTTTAAAAAGGATTTTTCTGTAGATACAGAAGCTTTAGTACGCATTGTAAACCACGTTATTGACGGTGGTGTTGAATATTTAGTAGTTTTAGGAACTACTGCAGAATCAGCAACTTTAACAGCTGAAGAAAAAGAATTGGTTATTAAAACCGTTTTACAAGCAAATAACAAACGTTTACCCGTAGTTTTAGGTGTTGGAGGAAATAATACAGCCGAAGTTGTAAACGAATTAAAAACACGCAATTTTGAAGGGATTGATGCTATTCTTTCGGTATCGCCTTATTACAACAAACCAACGCAAGAAGGAATTTACCAACATTTTAAAGCAATCGGCGAAAATTCTCCAGTTCCGGTAATTATTTACAACGTTCCAGGACGTACCGGTTCTAATGTTTTACCAGCAACGGTAATTCGTTTAGCAAATGATGTAAAAAATATTATTGCTATTAAAGAAGCAGCTGGTGATTTGGTTCAAGCCATGAAAATAATTCAACACAAACCCGAAGGTTTTTTAGTTATTTCTGGTGATGATATGATTACTTTACCAATGGTTTTAGCTGGTGGTGCCGGTGTTATTTCGGTAATAGGTGAGGGCTACCCAAAACAATTTTCGGAAATGGTTCGTTTAGGTTTGCTACATAAAGTTGCCGACGCTTACGCGTTACATTACCAAATTGCAGATTCTATTGATATGATTTTTGAGCAAGGTAACCCTGCCGGTATTAAAGAAATTTTTAAAGCGTTAAACCTTTGCGAAAATACGGTGCGTTTGCCTTTAGTAAACGTAAACGATGATTTGGCAAAAAGATTAGCCAATTTTACAAAAAATATTATATCTTAG
- a CDS encoding DUF6913 domain-containing protein, protein MNVTKNFFLKKNIRKKKHVIPASNKAVLVVLNVYAITNLQQLETELKNSILKNYTVTFVYFDADKKEEDASNPNYITQKSFNWKAQLINTQTKALLKQEYKLCICFSPSNKYVNKIINGVPASYKFEITDQRNDIFDVSLISSTATYADQLPALQKILKSFNLIS, encoded by the coding sequence TTGAATGTAACGAAGAATTTTTTTCTAAAAAAAAATATAAGAAAAAAAAAGCATGTTATTCCTGCTTCTAATAAGGCTGTTTTGGTGGTTTTAAACGTTTATGCTATAACTAATCTACAACAATTAGAAACCGAATTAAAAAATTCGATTTTAAAAAACTACACGGTTACCTTTGTGTATTTTGATGCCGATAAAAAAGAGGAAGATGCATCTAATCCGAATTACATCACGCAAAAATCCTTTAATTGGAAAGCGCAACTTATTAATACGCAAACTAAAGCACTTTTAAAACAAGAATATAAGCTTTGTATCTGTTTTTCGCCATCAAATAAATATGTTAATAAAATTATAAATGGAGTTCCGGCATCGTATAAATTTGAAATTACTGACCAACGTAATGATATTTTTGATGTATCTTTGATTAGCTCCACAGCAACTTATGCGGATCAATTACCCGCATTACAAAAAATTTTAAAATCATTTAACCTTATATCTTAA
- a CDS encoding 5'-nucleotidase C-terminal domain-containing protein gives MAKLVKYNRLFAINFSLLASLAISGCAQQSFQTTGIEAKNIPINSDYSENAEILEFIAPYKNKIDTDMNTVLTHASVVYDKANGKWQTNIGDLFAVFVEEAGNPIYKARTGNEIDMCLLNHGGIRAIIPAGEVKMRNAFEVMPFENSLYVAELKGETIYKMVEYLLREQKPHPLHNIQIVVDQQTNQPKSIKIKGVEVEKDKIYHVATNDYLVNGGDYMVFFNDAVQKHDLNYKLRDITIDYFKKVDTLPVIKQSIFIFE, from the coding sequence ATGGCAAAATTAGTAAAGTACAACCGTTTGTTTGCAATAAATTTTAGTTTATTAGCAAGTTTAGCAATTTCTGGTTGTGCCCAACAAAGTTTTCAAACCACGGGCATTGAAGCAAAAAACATTCCAATTAATTCAGATTATTCAGAAAATGCTGAAATTTTAGAATTTATTGCTCCTTACAAAAACAAAATTGATACGGATATGAACACCGTTTTAACCCATGCAAGCGTTGTTTACGACAAAGCTAACGGAAAATGGCAAACAAATATTGGTGATTTATTTGCTGTTTTTGTTGAAGAAGCCGGAAACCCAATTTACAAAGCACGCACAGGAAACGAAATTGACATGTGTTTGTTAAACCACGGCGGTATTCGTGCTATAATTCCGGCTGGTGAAGTTAAGATGCGAAATGCTTTTGAAGTCATGCCGTTTGAAAACAGCTTGTATGTAGCCGAATTAAAAGGCGAAACCATTTATAAAATGGTTGAATATTTGCTACGTGAACAAAAACCGCATCCGTTACATAACATTCAAATTGTTGTAGATCAGCAAACCAATCAGCCTAAATCAATTAAAATAAAAGGAGTTGAAGTTGAAAAAGATAAAATTTATCACGTGGCAACCAACGATTATTTAGTAAACGGCGGCGATTACATGGTTTTCTTTAACGATGCGGTGCAAAAACACGATTTAAACTACAAACTGCGAGATATAACTATTGATTATTTTAAAAAAGTTGATACGTTACCAGTAATTAAGCAATCTATTTTTATTTTTGAATAG
- a CDS encoding bifunctional metallophosphatase/5'-nucleotidase — translation MKRRNFIKNTLATSALLSLGGISLSSFTDKKPKKITILHTNDTHSHIEAFPADHPLNPNMGGVARRATLVSKIREEEDNVLLLDAGDMFQGTPYFNYYGGELEFKLMNMLGYDVATIGNHEFDNGLEGILAQLPNAQFDIVNANYDFSNTILKGMIKPYKVIEKDGVRIGVFGLGIELEGLVDKKSFGETIYLDPIEVATTITNTLRNEENCDVVICLSHLGFKFNNEPDKICDLILAEQTEGIDVIIGGHTHTFLDKPVIKKNKVGKEVLVNQVGAYGINLGKIDLYLDDTNKKIGHEGISIKI, via the coding sequence ATGAAAAGAAGAAATTTTATTAAAAATACCTTAGCAACTTCTGCCCTATTATCTTTGGGCGGTATATCTTTAAGCAGCTTTACTGATAAAAAACCTAAAAAAATAACCATATTACATACCAACGACACGCACAGTCATATTGAAGCTTTTCCGGCAGATCATCCATTAAACCCGAATATGGGCGGCGTTGCTCGTCGAGCAACTTTGGTTTCTAAAATCCGTGAAGAAGAAGATAATGTTTTGTTATTAGATGCTGGAGATATGTTTCAGGGTACGCCCTATTTTAATTACTACGGCGGAGAATTAGAATTTAAGCTAATGAACATGTTGGGTTATGATGTAGCAACCATTGGCAACCATGAATTTGATAATGGATTAGAAGGTATTTTAGCACAATTACCTAACGCTCAGTTTGATATTGTAAACGCGAATTACGATTTTTCGAATACTATTTTAAAAGGCATGATTAAACCTTATAAAGTTATTGAAAAAGATGGTGTTAGAATTGGTGTTTTTGGATTAGGAATTGAATTAGAAGGTTTAGTAGATAAGAAAAGCTTTGGAGAAACTATTTATTTAGATCCGATTGAAGTTGCTACAACCATTACCAATACATTACGCAACGAAGAAAATTGTGATGTAGTTATATGCCTTTCGCATTTAGGTTTTAAATTTAATAACGAACCCGATAAAATTTGTGATTTAATTTTAGCCGAACAAACCGAGGGTATTGATGTTATTATTGGCGGACATACTCATACGTTTTTAGACAAACCTGTGATTAAAAAGAATAAAGTAGGCAAAGAGGTTTTAGTAAACCAAGTTGGAGCTTACGGCATAAACCTTGGTAAAATTGATTTGTATTTAGACGATACCAATAAAAAAATTGGCCATGAAGGCATTAGCATAAAGATATAA
- the ligA gene encoding NAD-dependent DNA ligase LigA — MTVLEQIQQLRSELHQHNYQYYILDQPVISDFDFDQKLKQLQALENANPEFFDPNSPTQRVGGAVTKNFETVEHEYRMYSLDNSYSEADLLDWEARIQKMLGNVPIQYVCELKYDGASISITYENGKLLRAVTRGDGFQGDDVTANVKTISSVPLQLHGDYPSKFDIRGEIVLPIAGFNKMNEALLDIGEQPYSNPRNTASGSLKLQDSAEVAKRPLECLLYNTVGINHELDSQFTALQKARNWGFNVPQHSILANSIAEVLAFIAHWDVARHDLPYETDGVVVKVNNFNQQEELGYTAKAPRWAIAYKFKAEQVSTILESITYQVGRTGAITPVANLKPVQLAGTIVKRASLHNADQIEKLDLRLSDEVYVEKGGEIIPKIIGVVDPTKRDIFSIPVIYITHCPECNTELIRKEGEAQHYCPNYNGCAPQIIGRIQHFISRKAMDIEGLGGETVALLYKSNLVTSYADLYELKKEQVLPLERMAEKSAENLITGIEKSKQVPFERVLFAIGIRYVGETVAKKLAQHYKNIDNLMQATHLELILVDEIGDRIAESVVQFFADADNKLLIQRLKQYGLQFEIVEKELVLESTVFSGKTFVVSGVFTKYSRDQIKAVIEANGGKVGSSISSKTHYVVAGDNMGPAKLEKANKLNIPILSEVEFDTLLTN; from the coding sequence ATGACTGTTTTAGAGCAGATTCAGCAACTTAGATCCGAATTACACCAACATAATTATCAGTATTACATTTTAGATCAACCTGTAATTTCTGACTTTGATTTCGATCAAAAATTAAAACAATTACAAGCTTTAGAAAACGCAAATCCAGAATTTTTTGATCCCAATTCACCAACGCAACGTGTTGGAGGAGCGGTTACCAAAAATTTTGAAACGGTTGAACACGAATATCGCATGTATTCGCTAGATAATTCGTATTCTGAAGCCGATTTGTTAGATTGGGAAGCTCGAATTCAGAAAATGCTTGGTAATGTGCCTATTCAGTATGTTTGTGAATTAAAATACGATGGTGCATCAATCAGTATTACTTATGAAAATGGTAAGTTATTACGTGCTGTTACGCGTGGAGATGGCTTTCAGGGCGACGATGTAACGGCAAACGTTAAAACCATTTCATCTGTTCCGCTGCAATTGCATGGCGATTATCCATCAAAATTTGATATTCGAGGCGAAATTGTTTTACCGATCGCCGGGTTTAATAAAATGAACGAAGCGCTTTTAGATATTGGTGAGCAACCGTATTCCAATCCAAGAAATACAGCGTCAGGTAGTTTAAAGCTTCAAGATAGTGCCGAAGTGGCAAAGCGCCCGTTAGAATGTTTGCTTTACAATACAGTAGGTATTAATCACGAACTCGATTCGCAGTTTACCGCGTTGCAAAAAGCCAGAAACTGGGGTTTTAATGTACCGCAACATTCTATTTTAGCGAATTCGATTGCCGAAGTTTTAGCTTTTATTGCACATTGGGATGTTGCACGTCATGATTTACCTTATGAAACAGACGGTGTTGTTGTAAAAGTAAATAATTTTAACCAGCAAGAAGAATTAGGTTATACAGCCAAAGCACCACGTTGGGCTATTGCTTATAAATTTAAGGCAGAACAAGTTTCTACCATTTTAGAATCTATTACCTATCAAGTTGGGCGTACCGGCGCTATAACTCCGGTTGCTAATTTAAAACCCGTACAATTGGCTGGAACTATTGTAAAACGTGCCTCATTACATAATGCCGATCAGATTGAAAAATTAGATTTACGTTTAAGTGACGAAGTTTATGTAGAAAAAGGAGGCGAAATTATTCCTAAAATTATCGGAGTTGTAGACCCTACAAAACGTGACATTTTCTCTATTCCGGTAATATACATTACACATTGTCCGGAATGTAACACAGAATTAATACGTAAAGAAGGTGAAGCCCAGCATTATTGCCCAAATTACAACGGATGTGCTCCGCAAATAATTGGTAGAATTCAGCATTTTATTTCGCGCAAAGCCATGGATATTGAAGGGCTTGGTGGCGAAACTGTTGCTTTGTTGTATAAAAGCAACTTGGTTACCAGCTATGCGGATTTATATGAATTAAAAAAGGAACAAGTACTACCGTTAGAGCGAATGGCTGAAAAATCGGCAGAAAATTTAATTACCGGAATCGAAAAATCAAAACAAGTTCCTTTTGAACGCGTGCTATTTGCAATAGGAATTCGTTATGTAGGTGAAACGGTTGCTAAAAAATTGGCGCAGCATTATAAAAATATTGATAATTTAATGCAAGCCACGCATTTAGAATTGATTTTAGTTGATGAGATTGGTGATCGTATTGCCGAAAGCGTTGTGCAATTTTTTGCTGATGCAGATAATAAATTGCTGATTCAGCGTTTAAAACAATACGGATTGCAATTTGAAATTGTTGAAAAAGAATTGGTGTTAGAATCTACTGTTTTTTCAGGAAAAACTTTTGTAGTTTCAGGTGTTTTTACCAAGTATTCTCGAGATCAAATTAAAGCTGTGATTGAAGCAAATGGCGGTAAAGTTGGAAGCTCTATTTCATCTAAAACCCATTATGTAGTTGCTGGAGATAATATGGGGCCAGCTAAATTAGAAAAAGCAAATAAACTTAATATTCCTATACTGAGTGAAGTGGAGTTCGATACATTACTTACGAATTGA
- a CDS encoding DUF6495 family protein — MKYTRLTKEQFEELNQEFSNFLASQQIDKNEWDAIKKNSPEVAEQELDVFSDLIWEGVLTNAKYLEHFAKNYIFLFECTEVYMSTIIIKALVPDVDFLTKAGLEWLGDHLFTEFVEIHRGNKVFDDERNLDIFKVIQQGAILSDGALYQDVYNMLEK, encoded by the coding sequence ATGAAATATACCAGACTCACAAAAGAACAATTTGAAGAGCTAAATCAGGAGTTTTCTAATTTTTTAGCTTCTCAACAAATAGATAAAAACGAATGGGATGCTATAAAAAAAAATAGCCCAGAAGTTGCCGAACAAGAATTGGATGTTTTTTCAGATTTAATCTGGGAAGGAGTTTTAACAAATGCTAAATATTTAGAACATTTTGCTAAAAATTATATTTTTTTGTTTGAATGTACCGAAGTTTACATGAGCACCATCATTATAAAAGCATTAGTTCCGGATGTTGATTTTTTAACAAAAGCAGGATTGGAATGGTTGGGCGATCATTTGTTTACTGAATTTGTTGAAATTCATCGTGGAAACAAAGTTTTTGATGACGAACGTAACTTAGATATTTTTAAAGTTATTCAGCAAGGCGCTATTTTGTCAGACGGTGCTTTGTATCAAGACGTTTACAATATGCTAGAAAAATAA
- the rplI gene encoding 50S ribosomal protein L9, producing MEIILKQDVQNLGFKDDVVTVKPGYGRNYLIPQGFAILATPSAKKVLAENLKQKAHKEAKVIADATAIAEAIKALDIKITAKAGGEKLFGSITNANIAEALEANGHAIERKYITSGVIKRIGKYNATVRLHRNVIVELPYEIIAEQA from the coding sequence ATGGAAATTATCTTAAAACAAGACGTTCAAAACTTAGGTTTTAAAGATGATGTAGTTACTGTTAAACCAGGATACGGTCGTAACTACTTAATCCCTCAAGGATTTGCTATTTTAGCAACACCTTCAGCTAAAAAAGTTTTAGCTGAAAACTTAAAGCAAAAAGCGCACAAAGAAGCTAAAGTTATTGCTGATGCTACTGCAATTGCAGAAGCTATTAAAGCTTTAGATATTAAAATTACTGCTAAAGCAGGAGGTGAAAAATTATTCGGTTCTATTACTAATGCTAACATTGCTGAAGCTTTAGAAGCTAACGGTCATGCAATCGAAAGAAAATATATCACTTCTGGTGTTATCAAACGTATCGGTAAATACAATGCTACTGTTCGTTTACACCGTAATGTTATTGTTGAATTACCATACGAAATTATTGCTGAACAAGCTTAA
- the rpsR gene encoding 30S ribosomal protein S18 encodes MSSIEQSAKGKKDGDIRYLTPLNIETNKAKKYCRFKKSGIKYIDYKDADFLLKFVNEQGKILPRRLTGTSLKYQRKVSVAVKRARHLALMPYVADLLK; translated from the coding sequence ATGTCATCAATTGAGCAATCTGCAAAAGGTAAAAAAGACGGAGATATTAGATATTTAACGCCTTTAAACATTGAAACAAACAAAGCAAAGAAATATTGCCGTTTCAAAAAATCAGGAATCAAATACATCGATTATAAAGATGCTGATTTCTTATTAAAATTCGTTAACGAGCAAGGTAAAATTTTACCTCGTCGTTTAACAGGTACATCATTAAAGTACCAACGTAAAGTTTCTGTTGCTGTTAAAAGAGCACGTCACTTAGCGTTAATGCCATATGTGGCAGATTTATTAAAATAA
- the rpsF gene encoding 30S ribosomal protein S6, which yields MNHYETVFILNPVLSETQVKETVAKFEEFLASKGAQMVSKEDWGLKKLAYEIQHKKSGFYHLFEFKAPGDALINLETEFRRDERVMRFLTVALDKDAIAWAERRREKLKTKKA from the coding sequence ATGAATCATTATGAAACTGTTTTCATTTTGAATCCCGTTTTATCTGAAACTCAGGTAAAGGAAACAGTAGCAAAATTCGAAGAATTTCTTGCTTCTAAAGGGGCTCAAATGGTATCTAAAGAAGATTGGGGCTTAAAAAAATTAGCTTACGAAATTCAACACAAAAAAAGTGGTTTTTATCACTTATTTGAGTTCAAAGCGCCAGGAGATGCGCTTATCAATTTAGAAACTGAATTCCGTCGCGACGAGCGCGTTATGCGTTTCTTAACTGTAGCATTAGACAAAGACGCTATTGCTTGGGCTGAAAGAAGAAGAGAGAAATTAAAAACTAAAAAAGCGTAA
- a CDS encoding LytR/AlgR family response regulator transcription factor — protein MKINCIVVDDSNVQRQTIVRLVNDNPNLTLIGEFSNALEAKNCISNQDVHLVFLDIEMPIINGFDLLDGLKVKPQVIFITSKAEYAVKAFDYSATDYLQKPFSRERFNQAVKKALGLISLSKENSDEENPFIFIKSNLKKLKLYISRIKWIEAYGDYVKIITDTENHLVLATMKSFEQELPNEKFIRVHKSFIVNVDKIDKFNSKFAEIGASKIPLSRNKKDELFRFIENLS, from the coding sequence ATGAAAATTAACTGTATTGTTGTTGATGACAGTAATGTTCAGCGACAAACCATAGTACGCCTAGTAAACGACAATCCTAATTTAACGTTAATTGGGGAGTTTTCTAACGCGTTAGAAGCCAAGAACTGCATCTCAAACCAAGATGTACATTTGGTGTTTTTAGATATTGAAATGCCAATTATTAATGGTTTTGATTTATTAGACGGATTAAAAGTAAAACCACAAGTTATTTTTATTACCTCTAAAGCAGAGTATGCTGTTAAAGCTTTTGATTATTCGGCAACAGATTATTTACAAAAACCTTTTAGCAGAGAGCGTTTTAACCAAGCGGTTAAAAAAGCTTTGGGCTTAATATCGTTAAGTAAAGAAAATTCTGACGAGGAGAATCCTTTTATATTTATTAAAAGTAATTTAAAGAAACTAAAACTTTACATTTCTAGAATTAAATGGATTGAAGCTTATGGCGATTATGTAAAAATTATTACAGATACTGAAAATCATTTGGTTTTAGCTACTATGAAATCATTTGAACAAGAATTGCCTAATGAAAAGTTTATTCGTGTACATAAATCATTTATTGTAAACGTAGATAAAATAGACAAGTTTAATAGCAAATTTGCAGAGATTGGCGCATCTAAAATTCCGTTAAGCCGTAATAAAAAAGACGAGCTTTTTAGATTTATAGAAAACCTATCTTAA
- the priA gene encoding replication restart helicase PriA, whose product MSFFIDVIIPLSLPQTFTYQVTLAEFEFLDSGFRVMVPFGKNKYYTALVTAKHQNALQKYEAKDIFLILDEKPLVTPQQLQLWQFIAAYYMCNIGDVFTAAVPSVFLLQSETVVQINAEEQISIENLTDNEYLIVQALEQQASLKITEIQQILNKKDVFKPVQSLLEKQVITLAETVVEKYKPKQLKYIQLAAEFANDKAGLANLLAMLNRSEKQRQLVLAYYQLIATNKQVLAKDLIEKSQTSSAVLRTMVTKNIFEEYFENQDRVVFDAAVQTQINLSKAQTIALNQIQESFSDHTTTLLHGVTASGKTEIYIKLIEQYLAQNKQILFLLPEIALTTQLVSRLTAYFGNDVAVYHSKYSNNERAEVWQQVLEQSPKAKVVIGARSAIFLPFSNLGLIVIDEEHEQTYKQFDPAPRYHARDTAIMLAHIHQAKVLLGSATPSLETYYNTVQKKYGKVELTKRFNNVVLPDIELIDLTEKYKRKQMIGHFSDKMIDAIRDKLALGEQVIVLQNRRGYSPYVECNACGNVPHCVNCDVSLTYYKFSGNLRCNYCGHTESFVKRCVKCHATDVNTKGFGTEQIESELLEFFPNIKIARMDQDTTRGKNAFEKMLDQFKNKEIDVLVGTQMLAKGLHFDNVTLVCVPNADNMLHIPDFRSHERAFQLLVQVAGRAGRADKKGLVMIQTYNPYHNVIQQVCNNDYLGMYKEQLYERSNFKYPPFYRLIKITLKHKDVQKLKSGSFWLYNALMQQFPNFQILGPEEPAVNKIKNEYIRTILFKISNKEHLGNTKKTLQRTLQSFDSISEYRSIKISLNVDFY is encoded by the coding sequence ATGTCGTTTTTTATAGATGTAATCATTCCTTTATCTTTACCACAAACATTTACATATCAAGTAACTTTAGCAGAATTTGAATTTTTAGATTCCGGCTTTCGCGTTATGGTTCCGTTTGGTAAAAATAAATATTACACCGCTTTGGTAACGGCCAAGCATCAAAACGCACTACAAAAATATGAGGCAAAAGATATTTTTTTAATTCTTGACGAGAAACCGCTTGTAACCCCACAGCAATTGCAACTTTGGCAATTTATTGCCGCGTATTATATGTGTAATATTGGCGATGTTTTTACAGCCGCAGTACCATCTGTTTTTTTATTACAAAGCGAAACTGTGGTGCAAATAAATGCAGAAGAACAAATTTCGATCGAAAATTTAACCGATAACGAATATCTAATTGTTCAAGCGTTAGAACAACAAGCATCTTTAAAAATTACAGAAATTCAGCAAATTTTAAATAAAAAAGATGTTTTTAAACCCGTTCAATCGCTTTTAGAAAAGCAAGTTATTACGCTGGCCGAAACCGTGGTAGAAAAATACAAGCCTAAACAACTTAAATATATTCAATTGGCAGCTGAATTTGCCAACGATAAAGCCGGATTAGCTAATTTGTTAGCCATGCTTAATCGTTCAGAAAAACAGCGCCAATTGGTTTTGGCTTATTATCAATTAATTGCAACCAACAAACAAGTTTTAGCTAAAGATTTAATAGAAAAAAGTCAAACGTCAAGCGCGGTTTTGCGTACCATGGTAACCAAAAATATATTCGAAGAATATTTTGAAAATCAAGACCGTGTTGTTTTTGATGCTGCAGTTCAAACCCAAATTAATTTGTCTAAAGCACAAACCATTGCGTTGAATCAAATTCAAGAATCGTTTTCAGATCATACAACAACTTTATTGCACGGTGTAACTGCATCGGGTAAAACCGAAATTTACATCAAGTTAATCGAACAATATCTTGCTCAAAATAAACAAATTTTATTTTTGTTGCCCGAAATTGCTTTAACCACGCAATTGGTTAGCCGTTTAACTGCTTATTTCGGTAACGATGTTGCGGTATATCATTCCAAATATTCCAATAACGAAAGGGCCGAAGTTTGGCAGCAAGTTTTAGAACAATCTCCAAAAGCTAAAGTTGTTATTGGCGCGCGTTCAGCTATATTTTTACCTTTTTCTAATTTAGGGTTGATAGTGATTGACGAAGAACACGAGCAAACCTATAAACAATTTGATCCTGCGCCGCGTTATCACGCGCGCGATACGGCTATTATGTTGGCTCATATTCACCAGGCAAAAGTTTTGTTAGGTTCGGCAACGCCAAGTTTAGAAACGTATTACAATACCGTGCAAAAAAAATACGGAAAGGTTGAGTTAACTAAACGTTTTAACAATGTTGTTTTGCCTGATATTGAACTGATTGACTTAACTGAAAAATACAAACGCAAGCAAATGATTGGTCATTTTAGTGATAAAATGATTGATGCCATTCGTGATAAATTGGCTTTAGGCGAACAGGTTATTGTTTTGCAAAATCGCCGTGGTTATTCGCCGTATGTAGAATGTAATGCTTGTGGCAATGTGCCGCATTGCGTAAACTGCGATGTAAGCTTAACGTATTATAAGTTTTCGGGTAATTTAAGATGTAATTACTGCGGACATACCGAATCGTTTGTTAAACGCTGTGTAAAATGCCATGCAACCGATGTAAATACTAAAGGTTTTGGTACCGAGCAAATCGAATCTGAATTGCTTGAATTTTTTCCGAACATTAAAATTGCTCGTATGGATCAAGATACAACACGAGGTAAAAATGCATTCGAGAAAATGTTAGATCAATTTAAAAATAAAGAAATTGATGTTTTAGTTGGTACCCAAATGTTAGCTAAAGGTTTGCATTTTGATAATGTAACTTTGGTTTGTGTGCCTAATGCAGACAATATGCTACATATTCCAGATTTCAGATCGCACGAGCGCGCTTTTCAGTTATTGGTTCAGGTTGCAGGTAGGGCAGGACGTGCCGATAAAAAAGGTTTGGTAATGATACAAACCTATAATCCTTACCATAATGTTATTCAGCAAGTTTGTAATAATGACTATTTGGGCATGTATAAAGAACAGCTGTACGAGCGATCTAACTTTAAATATCCACCATTTTATAGGCTAATTAAAATAACCTTAAAGCATAAAGATGTGCAAAAGCTTAAATCGGGCTCGTTTTGGTTGTACAATGCTTTAATGCAGCAGTTTCCGAATTTTCAAATATTAGGACCTGAAGAACCTGCGGTTAATAAAATTAAAAATGAGTACATACGTACCATTCTTTTTAAAATTTCAAATAAAGAGCATTTAGGCAACACAAAAAAAACTTTGCAACGTACCTTGCAAAGTTTTGATAGCATTTCCGAATATCGAAGTATAAAAATCAGCTTAAATGTAGATTTTTATTAA